A genomic region of Strigops habroptila isolate Jane chromosome 20, bStrHab1.2.pri, whole genome shotgun sequence contains the following coding sequences:
- the CFD gene encoding complement factor D, whose product MGLSPAPVLALTLLLGGMVNGQPRGRILGGYEAKPHLKPYMASLQLDGQHICGGFLIAKQWVLSAAHCTEETDGKMFQVLLGAHSLTEPEPHKRLYRVRAQIPHPGSNIHNNKDDLLLLQLEEEAELNAHVQVLPVQREDRDVAPDTVCEVAGWGTINHSGRRPDKLYQLERPVLSRDVCNHRTRHDHTITEKMMCTDSRRKDTCKGDSGGPLVCNGVAEGVVTAGSRVCGNYKKPAIYTRIAPYAAWIDGVIAAGDGAAP is encoded by the exons ATGGGGCTGAGTCCTGCGCCCGTCCTTGCCCTCACTCTGCTGCTGGGGGGCATGGTGAATG GGCAGCCGCGGGGACGGATCCTGGGGGGCTACGAGGCCAAGCCCCACCTGAAGCCGTACATGGCCTCGCTGCAGCTGGACGGGCAGCACATCTGCGGGGGCTTCCTCATCGCCAAGCAGTGGGTGCTGAGCGCTGCCCACTGCACCGAGGAGAC GGACGGCAAAATGTTCCAGGTCCTCCTGGGCGCCCACTCGCTCACGGAGCCGGAGCCCCACAAGCGCCTGTACCGGGTGCGTGCCCAGATCCCCCACCCCGGCAGCAACATCCACAACAACAAGGACgacctcctcctgctgcag ctggaggaggaagcgGAGCTGAACGCGCATGTGCAAGTGCTGCCGGTGCAGCGGGAGGACCGGGACGTGGCGCCCGACACCGTGTGCGAGGTGGCGGGTTGGGGCACCATCAACCACAGCGGCCGCCGGCCGGACAAGCTTTACCAGTTGGAGCGGCCGGTGCTGAGCCGCGACGTCTGCAACCACCGCACCCGCCACGACCACACCATCACCGAGAAGATGATGTGCACCGACTCCCGCAGGAAGGACACCTGCAAG GGAGACTCCGGCGGCCCCTTGGTCTGCAACGGGGTGGCCGAGGGGGTGGTCACGGCCGGGTCTCGCGTCTGCGGCAACTACAAGAAGCCGGCCATCTACACCCGCATCGCCCCCTATGCGGCCTGGATCGACGGCGTCATCGCggctggggatggggctgctCCCTGA
- the MED16 gene encoding mediator of RNA polymerase II transcription subunit 16 → MNQRLPPGPAQPEPVLSQSCCPCPTRFSSTLGANVVFFAFYSQSGASNFGEKFSRVKFSPSLTLFGGKPMEGWIAVTISGLVTVSLLKPNGQVLTSTESLCRLRCRVALADVAFTGGGNIVVATSDGSSTSPVQFYKVCVSVVNEKCKIDTEILPSLFMRCTTDPARKDKYPAITHLKFLARDMSEQVLLCASNQNSSIVECWSLRKEGLPVNNIFQQISPVVGDKQPMILKWRILSATNDLDRVSAVALPKLPISLTNTDLKVANDTKFFPGLGLALAFHDGSVHIVHRLSLQMMAVFYGSSSQRPVDEQAIKRQRTAGPLVHFKAMQLSWTSLALAGIDSHGKLSMLRISPSMGHVLDMNMSLRHLLFLLEYCMVTGYDWWDILLHVQPNMVQNLVEKLHEEYMRQNAALQQVLSTRIVAMKASLCKLSSSTIARVCDYHAKLFLIAISCTLKSLLRPHVLNTPDKSPGDRLTEICSKITDIDIDKVMINLKTEEFVLEMNTLQSLQQLIQWVGDFVLYLLASLPNQGSPVRPGHSFLRDGASLGMFRELMVVIRIWGLLKPSCLPVYTATSDTQDSMSLLFRLLTKLWLCCREENHITEPDDTLIDECCLLPSQLLIPNIDWLPINDGIISKLQNKQLVRLQFGKAPGLVGHTVSSQFDAFVRAPGQPKIDHLRRLHLGAYPTEECKSCTRCGCVTMLKSPNKVTAVKQWEQRWIKNCLCGGLWRRMPISYS, encoded by the exons ATGAACCAGCGGCTCCcacccggcccggcccagccgGAGCCCG tCCTGTCGCAGAGCTGTTGCCCGTGTCCGACTCGGTTCAGCTCCACACTGGGTGCAAATGTTGTGTTCTTTGCCTTTTACTCACAGTCTGGAGCATCCAACTTTGGTGAGAAGTTCTCCAGGGTCAAGTTCTCCCCATCGCTGACGCTGTTTGGTGGGAAGCCCATGGAGGGCTGGATCGCGGTGACCATCAGCGGGCTGGTGACCGTGTCCCTCCTCAAGCCCAACGGGCAAGTGCTGACATCCACAGAGAGCCTGTGCCGGCTCCGTTGCCGCGTGGCCTTGGCAGACGTGGCCTTCACCGGCGGGGGGAACATCGTGGTGGCCACCTCGGATGGCAGCAGCACCTCCCCGGTGCAGTTCTACAAGGTCTGTGTGAGCGTGGTGAATGAGAAGTGCAAAATAGACACCGAGATCCTGCCTTCCCTCTTCATGCGCTGCACCACGGACCCTGCCCGCAAGGACAAGTACCCGGCCATCACTCACCTCAAGTTCCTTGCTCGGGACATGTCGGAGCAG GTGTTGCTTTGTGCTTCCAACCAGAACAGCAGCATCGTGGAGTGCTGGTCTCTGCGGAAGGAGGGCTTGCCAGTCAACAACATCTTCCAGCAAATCTCTCCTGTGG TTGGAGACAAGCAGCCCATGATCCTCAAGTGGCGGATCCTCTCTGCCACCAATGACTTGGACCGCGTCTCGGCCGTGGCTCTGCCGAAGCTGCCAATCTCCCTGACCAACACCGACCTGAAGGTGGCCAATGACACCAAATTCTTCCCTGGATTGG GCTTGGCTTTGGCTTTTCACGATGGCAGCGTGCACATTGTGCACCGCCTGTCCTTGCAGATGATGGCTGTCTTCTACGGGTCCTCCTCCCAGCGCCCCGTGGACGAGCAGGCGATCAAGAGGCAGCGAACTGCTGGACCCCTGGTTCACTTCAAAGCCATGCAGCTCTCCTGGACATCCCTGGCCTTGGCTGGCATTGACAGTCATGGGAAG CTGAGCATGCTTCGCATCTCCCCCTCCATGGGCCACGTGCTGGACATGAACATGTCCCTCCGTCACTTGCTGTTCCTGCTGGAGTATTGCATGGTGACTGGCTACGACTGGTGGGACATCCTGCTCCACGTCCAGCCCAACATGGTCCAGAACCTGGTGGAGAAGCTGCATGAAGAGTACATGCGCCAGAACGCGGCCCTGCAGCAG GTCCTCTCCACGCGCATTGTGGCCATGAAGGCCTCTCTCTGCAAGCTCTCCTCCAGCACCATCGCCCGGGTGTGTGACTACCACGCCAAGCTCTTCCTCATCGCCATCAGCTGCACCTTGAAGTCGCTGCTGCGCCCGCACGTCCTCAACACCCCGGACAAGAGCCCCGGGGACCGGCTCACCGAAATCTGCTCCAAGATCACAGATATAG acaTTGACAAGGTGATGATTAACCTGAAGACAGAGGAGTTTGTCCTGGAGATGAACACGCTGcagtccctgcagcagctcatcCAGTGGGTGGGAGATTTTGTGCTCTACCTGCTGGCCAGCCTTCCTAACCAG GGCTCTCCTGTGCGGCCAGGGCACAGCTTCCTGCGGGATGGAGCATCCCTGGGCATGTTCAGGGAGCTGATGGTGGTGATCCGCATCTGGGGACTGCTGAAGCCGAGCTGCCTCCCCGTCTACACAGCGACCTCCGACACCCAGGACAGCATGTCCCTCCTCTTCAGGCTCCTAACGAagctctggctgtgct GTCGTGAGGAAAACCACATCACGGAGCCCGACGATACCCTGATAGACGAATGCTGCCTGCTGCCCAGCCAGCTCCTCATCCCCAACATCGACTGGCTGCCCATCAACGACGGCATCATCAGCAAGCTGCAGAACAAGCAGCTCGTCCGGCTGCAGTTTGGGAAAGCTCCCGGCCTCGTTGGTCACACTGTCTCGTCCCAGTTTGATGCCTTTGTCAG GGCCCCCGGACAGCCTAAAATCGACCATCTGCGGCGGCTGCACTTGGGAGCGTACCCAACAGAGGAGTGCAAGTCCTGCACCCG GTGTGGCTGTGTCACGATGCTGAAGTCACCCAACAAAGTGACCGCGGTGAAGCAGTGGGAGCAGCGCTGGATCAAGAACTGCTTGTGTGGGGGGCTGTGGAGGAGGATGCCCATCAGCTACTCCTGA